Part of the Chitinivibrionales bacterium genome, GATTCCGACATCGATTGCTGAGACAGTGAATCGACCGGGCGACAAGCTCTTTACCCGTACCCGATTCACCGGATATCAGAACCGTCGAACGGCTCGGCGCCACCTTGTCGGTAAGTGTTCTGATCTTTTCAACAGATTCATTCCTTCCCACATACATATACTGCTTTCTGAGTGCGGTCTTGAGCTGCTTGTTCTCCCTTACCAGCAGCCGGTACTCCAGTAACCGCTTGACCGAAAATTCCAGTTCATCGATAAGATTATTCGTTTTCTGGATATAATCATTTGCGCCCTTTTTCATTGCATCAACCGCAGTATTAACATCACCAAAGGCAGTTACCATGAGAAAAGGAATATCGCCGTTCATCTGCTTGATCTTTTCAAGAAGTTCGATACCCGACATTCCAGGCATTTTCATATCCGAGATCACAAGATCGAAAACACCACTGCGAAAACTTCTGATCGCTTCCTCACCATTTGCCGCAGGTTCGGGATCGTATCCCTGACGGCACAGTATTTCTATAATCGATTCCCTGAATAAAGAATCGTCATCAACAACAAGAATGTGCTCTCTGGCCATGAATTCTCTCCTCGTATTACGCTTCGGCTCGTGGCAAAAAGACTTTGAATGTGGTTCCCTTGTCCGGCGTGCTGGAAACACTGATATGCCCGGAATGGTATTCGACCATCTTCTTTACTATTGCAAGACCGAGACCTGTTCCGTTCTCCTTGGTTGTATGAAAAGGATCGAATATCTTGTTCATCCGTTCTTCTTCTATTCCCATACCGGTATCGGTGACGGCGAATGAAATGTACCCCCCCTGGCTCTCCGAAGACTGATCGACCGTAACCGTCAGGGTTCCTCCTTCCGGCATAGCCTGCACTGCATTTAAACAGAGGTTCATGACAACTTGCTGCAGTTTCTCGGGATCGGCACCAACAAGCAATTCCCCCCTGGAAGGCCACTCTTTTTGTATGGCAACGTCCTGCCCCCGGCGTTCTATTTCGATTTCCACAAAATCAATTATTTCATTTAAAAGCTCTTTCATGTTTATCCTGCGCAATTCAGCCTTCACAGGGCGGCAGTATACCAGAAGGTTGGATACGATACGATTCAGACGGGCCAGACCCTCGATAATTTTACTCACTGTTTTTCGTTGGGGGTCCTCCGGTTTCAGATCCCGCTCAAGAAGCCCCGCCCATACCCCCATGGCGCCGAGAGGGTTCCGGATTTCGTGGGCAACGGTTGCCGCCATTTCACCAACTGCAGCCATGGTTCGGGCCTGCTGCATTTCTTCTTCCAGCGCCTTAATCCGTGAAATATCACTGAATATCTCGACCGCACCCAGGAGTCCGGCTTTTTTCTCTTTCAGAATAGAGGTCTGATAGGAAACCGGTATGGGATTGCCGTCGTTAGCCCAGATAACCTTCTCATCCAGGGCCAATTCCTTGCCGCTCGACAAAGTATCAAGAAGCGTCGGCCCACCATCATCTCTGGTCTGGAAAAAATCCGCATAGGATTTCCCCACGACCTCATCGGGACTATAACCGGTTATATCCGAAGCGGCCTGGTTAAAGTGGGTGATCTTGCCCATTATATCGACACCGATCACTCCATTATTCATGCTCTCAAGGATACTGCTCAGGTAGGTCTGTATTTCTTCCTGGCGGGCCAGGCTGACCGCAAGCTCATCATTCTTCTTGTCGAGTTCAAGGTTTACCTTGCGAAAATCTTCCTGCATGGCTGCATAAGCTGCGCTCAGTTTTTCAGCCCGCTCCTGAAATTCGGTAAATGCATTTTGAAGAATGGAAATAGTTTCGGGTGACATATCCGAAATCGAATTCCGGGGATCTCCTTGTGATGACATCAGGTGTTCGAACCCTCCCTGGCAATGAGATGTTCCAGATAGGTCTTTAGCTGCTCTTCATTTTTTAAAAAGCTCTTTATGGTCTCTTCGGTCTGATCGAAAAGCGATGTAAGCTCAGCAGCTTCAGGCGCCCTGCTCAATTCAGTTTTGCGTTCCTGCCATTCTCCGATTGTGGGTTGTATCCGTTCCCGCTCCTGAGTAATGGCATCTAAAAGTTCCTGTTTTTCACCCATACCGCTCATTACCTGCGAAAGATCACCACGGGATAAAATTATCGAACTCAATGCTTTACTTACCAGGCCGTCAAGTTGACGGTACCATGTAAGCTGCCGGGCAAAGGAATCTTTCAATTCATGTATGAGCGCGGTATTATTCATAATGTGTATTTTTATTGCAAAATCGCCTGGTATTCGTGCTCCCAGATCGTATCTTCCATTTTCCATTTTGCCTGGCGGGCCCAGTAATCATCGGGGTACTTTCCGAGAAGATTCCGGTATGTTTCAATCGCCTTTTGATAATCCCGGGTGCTTTTATATATATTGCCGATTTGAAAAAGCCCCCAGGGAGTTTCCTGAAATTTGGAATATTTCCTCGTTACCTGTTTATAATATTTCATCGCTTCTTCATATTTTTTCTGTTGATAATAATAATCGGCAATTTTGTAATAAGAATCGGGAACCCGTTCATAAACCTTTTCCGATTCACCTTCCTCGATGGCTTTCTTGAAATTGGCAACTGCTCGTGAAGCATTATTAACTTCCAGATAGCAGGTTCCGGCTTTGTGATGGGCATAAACTTTGTCTGCGCCGTTGGCTGCAAGCACAGCCGCCTGGGAATAGGCATCGATAGCTTTTTTATGCTGTTCCAGATCGACATAGGCGTCGCCAAGATTTTCATAGGCCTTACCCGCCCACTCATGACTCCGATATTTTCTGATAAAACTGCGCAGTATTTTTTCGGCCACCGCCGACTCACCCTTTTCCAGAAAACAGAGCCCTTTCAGGAATAAACTCCGGCTTGTCAGGGGATGGGACGGATATCGATCGATAATCTGCTGGAACTGATTATCGGCATTCGTAAAGAGTCCCATTTTCAGGTAACACACCCCCACATCGTAAATACAATGAGCGGCAACATCAGCGGTAGGATAGGAGACCTGAACCTCTCTAAATTCCTTGATCGCCTTGTCAAAATTCCCCTTGTTAAATTCTCGGACCCCCTTCAGCATGGCCTGTCCGGGATCGGTCAGGGTATCCACAATCGTCATGGACAGCAACGCATCGATACGGACTTCAATAAGGTTGTAAGGAACCTCAGGACCGATCTTTTCGATTTCATCCCGAAGATGCTCTTCACCGATACCCTTGACATCAACAACAGGAACTTCGGCGGAGGGATCTTTCAT contains:
- a CDS encoding tetratricopeptide repeat protein, translating into MVHIRTFVGKGAVVVVMEKRKNFYSLLSACVLLCFALGSVTAEEASDYIHYRLGIKYKRENDHGRAIEEFRKVLAAYPDNYNAYMHLAEIRKMQNRPRLVIYNLKKSLAYNPGWGKAHKLLADAYEADRQYQKAIMELQLYQQACDPAERDSVQNKIDNLIQRVTGKSMSGTSGETGQTVSESKASGAPVKSSSGSRAPRRSKSSGVSQKAEEAFEQGVLLYSEKKYDESLQHLKQCLRYHPGHPGAYYYAALIRRRQGKNQMAKINFLKSLSYPELGYNAHFYLGKILGEEKNYAEAIKHLTKYTNSTDYGAGKEESRALIALYKKAMKDPSAEVPVVDVKGIGEEHLRDEIEKIGPEVPYNLIEVRIDALLSMTIVDTLTDPGQAMLKGVREFNKGNFDKAIKEFREVQVSYPTADVAAHCIYDVGVCYLKMGLFTNADNQFQQIIDRYPSHPLTSRSLFLKGLCFLEKGESAVAEKILRSFIRKYRSHEWAGKAYENLGDAYVDLEQHKKAIDAYSQAAVLAANGADKVYAHHKAGTCYLEVNNASRAVANFKKAIEEGESEKVYERVPDSYYKIADYYYQQKKYEEAMKYYKQVTRKYSKFQETPWGLFQIGNIYKSTRDYQKAIETYRNLLGKYPDDYWARQAKWKMEDTIWEHEYQAILQ
- a CDS encoding PAS domain S-box protein, translating into MSSQGDPRNSISDMSPETISILQNAFTEFQERAEKLSAAYAAMQEDFRKVNLELDKKNDELAVSLARQEEIQTYLSSILESMNNGVIGVDIMGKITHFNQAASDITGYSPDEVVGKSYADFFQTRDDGGPTLLDTLSSGKELALDEKVIWANDGNPIPVSYQTSILKEKKAGLLGAVEIFSDISRIKALEEEMQQARTMAAVGEMAATVAHEIRNPLGAMGVWAGLLERDLKPEDPQRKTVSKIIEGLARLNRIVSNLLVYCRPVKAELRRINMKELLNEIIDFVEIEIERRGQDVAIQKEWPSRGELLVGADPEKLQQVVMNLCLNAVQAMPEGGTLTVTVDQSSESQGGYISFAVTDTGMGIEEERMNKIFDPFHTTKENGTGLGLAIVKKMVEYHSGHISVSSTPDKGTTFKVFLPRAEA